The Alphaproteobacteria bacterium genome contains a region encoding:
- the radC gene encoding DNA repair protein RadC translates to MPQKRNSGLAEAPPHFHGHRDRLRARFREAGSDALADYEMLELILFRAIPQRDVKPLAKALLDKFGSFAEVISAPPERLKEVGGLGEAAVTEFKIVAAAAQRLAKGQVRKRPVLSSWSSVLDYCRTAQAFAEKEQFRILFLDKRNQLIADEVQQQGTIDHTPVYPREVVKRALELSATAIILVHNHPSGDPTPSSADIEMTKQVATIAKPLGVQLYDHIIVGKDGHASLKGLRLI, encoded by the coding sequence ATGCCGCAGAAACGCAATTCGGGCCTCGCCGAAGCGCCGCCGCATTTTCATGGCCATCGCGACCGGCTGCGCGCCCGTTTCCGCGAGGCTGGCTCCGACGCGCTCGCCGACTACGAGATGCTGGAGCTCATCCTATTCCGGGCGATCCCGCAGCGCGACGTGAAGCCGCTCGCCAAGGCGCTGCTCGATAAATTCGGCTCGTTCGCCGAGGTCATTTCGGCGCCGCCCGAGCGGCTGAAGGAGGTCGGCGGGCTGGGTGAGGCGGCGGTCACCGAATTCAAGATCGTCGCCGCCGCCGCGCAGCGCCTCGCCAAGGGGCAGGTGCGCAAGCGCCCGGTGCTCTCGTCATGGTCTTCGGTGCTCGATTATTGCCGCACCGCGCAGGCCTTCGCCGAGAAGGAGCAATTCCGCATCCTGTTTCTCGACAAGCGCAACCAGCTGATCGCCGACGAGGTGCAGCAGCAGGGCACGATCGACCACACCCCGGTCTATCCGCGCGAGGTGGTCAAACGCGCACTCGAGCTCTCGGCGACCGCGATCATTCTGGTGCATAATCATCCTTCCGGCGACCCGACGCCCTCGTCCGCCGACATCGAGATGACCAAGCAGGTCGCGACCATCGCCAAGCCGCTCGGCGTGCAGCTCTACGACCACATCATCGTCGGCAAGGACGGGCACGCGAGCCTCAAGGGGCTGCGGCTGATCTAG
- the map gene encoding type I methionyl aminopeptidase, with translation MNYIDAAFAPLRKTGQIKLYGPEALPGMRKAGQLVAECLDQLCDVIKPGLPTEAIDKFVFDFAMDHGARPATLMYRGYNKSTCTSINHVVCHGIPNEKPLKEGDIVNIDVTLILDGWHGDSSRMYPVGNIPRKAERLIEVTYEAMMRGIAAVKPGRTTGDIGAAIQSFVEPQHMSVVRDFCGHGLGRLFHDEPNIVHIGRAGEGIVLKPGMLFTIEPMINLGRPHVKVLSDGWTAVTRDRSLSAQFEHTVGVTADGVEVFTISPAGRHKPPY, from the coding sequence ATGAACTACATTGATGCCGCCTTTGCGCCGCTGCGCAAGACCGGACAGATCAAGCTCTACGGCCCGGAGGCACTTCCCGGCATGCGCAAGGCCGGCCAACTCGTGGCCGAGTGCCTCGACCAGCTCTGTGACGTAATAAAGCCGGGGCTGCCGACCGAGGCGATCGACAAGTTCGTGTTCGACTTTGCGATGGATCACGGCGCGCGGCCCGCGACCTTGATGTATCGCGGCTACAACAAGTCGACCTGCACGTCGATCAATCATGTGGTCTGCCATGGCATCCCGAACGAGAAGCCGCTCAAGGAAGGCGACATCGTCAACATCGACGTGACGCTGATTCTGGACGGCTGGCATGGCGACTCGAGCCGCATGTATCCGGTTGGGAACATCCCGCGCAAAGCCGAGCGGCTGATCGAGGTGACCTACGAGGCGATGATGCGCGGGATCGCGGCGGTGAAGCCCGGCCGCACCACCGGCGACATCGGTGCCGCGATCCAGAGCTTCGTCGAGCCCCAGCATATGAGCGTGGTGCGCGACTTCTGCGGCCACGGACTGGGCCGCCTGTTCCACGATGAGCCGAACATTGTGCACATCGGCCGCGCCGGGGAGGGCATCGTGCTCAAGCCCGGCATGCTGTTCACGATCGAGCCGATGATCAATCTCGGCCGCCCGCACGTCAAAGTTCTGTCCGACGGCTGGACCGCCGTGACGCGCGACCGCTCGCTCTCGGCGCAGTTCGAGCACACCGTGGGCGTGACGGCCGATGGCGTCGAGGTGTTCACCATTTCCCCGGCCGGGCGGCACAAGCCGCCGTACTGA